The following are encoded in a window of Primulina eburnea isolate SZY01 chromosome 4, ASM2296580v1, whole genome shotgun sequence genomic DNA:
- the LOC140830777 gene encoding pumilio homolog 24: MAPKPQKVSDSKKRKSNPNTKSVSKKPKFDSSNIQTKVAKKPSVLTKHNHQRKEGRTGVKNDDVTDSKKQRRLDAKELAEARKKKRKKHYSLEQELAVLWEKMRRRNIAKEDRSMLVSEALKKMKGKISEIACSHVSSRVLQTCVKHCTQEERTSVFAELRPCLVSLATNTYAVHLVTKMLDNATKEQLAEIISALHGHVAALLRHMVGSLVIEHAYELGNTTQKQALLSELYSPELQLFKNLVTMKETRLVDVISNLQLQKPSVLRHMASVLQPILEKGILDHSIVHKTLMEFLSVADKSSAADIIQQLSTLDLVRMFHTKDGSRLGILCIKHGSAKERKKIIKGLKGHIDKIARDKFGSMVLVSIFSIVDDTKLLSKMIIRELEGNLKELISHQDGRRLLLQLLHPNSTQYFSPDDITSLSLSIPSLSNKDELHGSEAVVDDWKNEDASIPLNEGGKKDPFKRRQELLVDSGLAEKLVDACCEMAGELLRSKSGKDVIYEVSIGGADGILYPNLSEKLGLLHESIASVAAQPKQDEPEEEHLLENFHSSRIIRKLVLNCPAFATVLWEKALKGKCGIWAEGHSSKVIKAYLETSETTVKEIVTEELQPFIANGVLSIPLTESVDEKN, encoded by the exons ATGGCGCCGAAGCCCCAGAAGGTCAGTGATTCGAAGAAGAGAAAGAGTAATCCGAACACAAAATCTGTTTCCAAAAAACCTAAGTTTGATTCGAGTAATATTCAAACTAAGGTCGCGAAAAAGCCCTCCGTGTTGACGAAGCATAATCATCAGCGAAAGGAGGGCAGAACTGGTGTGAAGAACGATGATGTGACAGATAGCAAGAAGCAGCGTCGTTTGGATGCAAAG GAATTAGCTGAAGCtaggaaaaagaaaaggaagaaGCATTACTCGCTCGAACAA GAGCTTGCCGTGCTCTGGGAGAAGATGAGGCGTCGAAATATTGCCAAAGAGGACAGATCAAT GTTGGTGAGTGAAGCGTTAAAGAAGATGAAGGGGAAGATTTCTGAAATTGCATGCTCTCACGTTTCATCTCGTGTTCTTCAG ACGTGTGTCAAACATTGCACACAAGAAGAAAGAACTTCTGTGTTTGCTGAGCTTCGCCCCTGCCTTGTTAGTCTAGCAACCAATACTTATGCAGTTCATCTCGTGACAAAGATGTTGGATAATG CTACAAAAGAACAACTGGCAGAAATTATCTCTGCCCTCCATGGTCATGTTGCAGCTCTTCTTCGACACATGGTTGGCTCACTCG TTATTGAACATGCATATGAACTGGGGAATACGACTCAGAAGCAAGCTCTTCTCTCAGAATTATATTCACCCGAACTTCAGTTATTTAAAAATTTGGTCACAATGAAAGAAACAAG GTTAGTAGATGTAATATCAAATCTACAATTACAGAAGCCATCTGTTTTGCGGCACATGGCATCTGTGCTTCAGCCAATCTTGGAGAAAGGGATATTAGACCATTCAATTGTGCACAAAACGTTAATGGAATTTCTAAGCGTTGCTGATAAG TCCTCTGCAGCAGACATTATCCAGCAGCTGTCAACTTTAGATCTTGTTAGGATGTTCCACACAAAGGATGGATCCAGGCTTGGTATTCTCTGTATTAAGCATGGGAGTGCCAAG GAAcggaagaaaataattaaaGGCTTGAAAGGCCATATTGACAAGATTGCTCGTGACAAATTTGGGAGTATG GTACTCGTCTCCATATTTTCGATTGTTGATGACACAAAACTTTTATCAAAG ATGATCATTCGTGAGCTTGAGGGAAATTTGAAGGAGCTTATTTCGCATCAG GATGGAAGGCGTCTTTTACTTCAGCTACTTCATCCCAATTCTACTCAATATTTCAGTCCAGATGATATCACATCCTTGAGTCTATCCATTCCATCACTTAGTAACAAG GATGAACTGCATGGCAGTGAAGCTGTGGTAGATGATTGGAAGAACGAAGATGCAAGCATACCTCTAAATGAGGGTGGTAAGAAAGATCCATTTAAGCGGAGGCAAGAGTTGTTAGTCGATAGTGGACTTGCTGAG AAACTCGTTGATGCGTGCTGCGAAATGGCAGGGGAATTGCTAAGATCCAAATCTGGAAAGGATGTCATTTATGAG GTTTCTATTGGAGGCGCTGATGGAATTCTTTATCCCAATTTGAGTGAAAAGTTGGGCTTGTTGCACGAATCTATAGCATCTGTGGCCGCCCAGCCTAAGCAGGATGAGCCAGAAGAAGAGCATCTTCTAGAAAACTTTCATTCAAGCAGGATCATCAGAAAACTAGTTCTAAACTGCCCTGCTTTCGCCACTGTTTTATGGGAAAAAGCTCTTAAAGGGAAATGTGGAATATGGGCAGAAGGTCACAG